In Syntrophotaleaceae bacterium, the DNA window ATTCCGCGGCCTGCAGGACTCTCCCTCCTGGAAAAAAGGCTGGGATCTGGCCATCCCTGTGTCCAGCCTGGTGATCGCTCTGCTCTTCGGCGTCGCCTTCGGCAACATCTTCCAGGGTCTGCCGATGGATGCCGCCGGTTACCACGGCTCCCTGCTGGGATTGCTCAACCCCTACGGCCTATTGACAGGGGTGCTGTTCGTGCTGCTTTTTCTGCAGCATGGCGCCCTGTACCTGACCGTCAAAACCGGCGGGGAACTCAAGGAACGGGCGGAAAGTATTGCAAAGAAATTGTGGCCTTTCCTGCTGGTCGTCGCGGTTGCTTTCCTCGCCTATACAGCACCGGCCACCCGGCTGTACGACAACTTCATGGCTCAGCCTGCCCTCTGGGCCGTGCCGCTGCTGGCAGCCCTGGAGTTGGTGGCGGTGCGTCTGCTGTTGGGGCGCGGCAAACTGCTGCAGTCCTTCGCTGCGTCCTGCGCGACGATCGTGCTGGTTGTCGCTACCGGGGTCATCGGTCTTTTCCCCAACCTGATCCCCTCATCGATCGATCCGGCCTACAGTCTGACGATCACCAATTCCTCCTCCAGTCCCTACACCCTGGGCATCATGACCTGGGTGGCGGCGGTCTTCGTGCCGATCGTCATCGCCTACAAGATCTGGGTCTATCGGATCTTCCGGGAGCCGGTGGGGGAGGAGGCGGAAGTCGGCATGGGAGGCGGATACTGAGAGAGATCCTGTTTGGCGTCGGGGTCGGGGTCGGAATCCGACGTCGACCCCCAATACCGATACCGATACCGAATGCAGGGGCGAAATGGAATCGCCCCTGTTTTTTTTGGACCGGAAATAGCCCTTGGATTTTTAAATACATTCGTGTATGTTTGTTGCCGTTTTCATTTTAATCCCGGAGTGGAAAGATGATGGATCGAGAGCGGCAGGCAAGGCGCGGGAGGCGACGGAACTATCTTTCAGTCCAGGGGTTTCTGGGCGGTTTGCTGGTTGTTTTTCTGGTGTCAGGATGCGCGGTCGGTCCCGACTATGCGCGGCCCGAAACAGCGGTTCCGCAAACCTGGCGGCAGGTGTCCGATCCGGCCCTGGTTCCTGACCGGACCGTGGCCCGCGACTGGTGGACGGTCTTTGATGATCCGCTGCTTAACCGGTTGATCGCCGAAGCCGCTAGGGACAATCTCGATCTGCGCCGGGCTGTGGCCCGCGTGCGGGAGGCCCGGGCACGTCTCGGTGTCGCCAGGGGCGAGTATTTCCCCGAAGCCGATGCCCGGGGCGACTTATCCCGACAGCGCGAGAGCGAAAATCTTCTGAGGGCGGACGGATCGACGGAAACTTTTCACGGTGTCGGCCTGGATGCCTCCTGGGAGATCGATTTGTTCGGGCGTATCAGCCGGCAGGTGGAGTCTGCCAGAGCGGAATATCAGGCCAGCGAGGAGGACCGGGGCGATGTGCTGGTGTCTCTCTATGCCGAGGTGGCGTTCACCTATTTCGACCTCCGCACCTTTCAAGCCCGCCTGGCTGCGGCCGAGGGCAATATCCGATCCCAGCAGGAGATCCTGAAGCTGACCCGGTCCCGTTTCCGCAACGGACTGGCCACCGGTCTCGATGTGGCCCAGGCCGAGCAGGTGCTGTCCGCCTCCCAGGCCGAGGTGCCCCCTTTGCGCATCGCCCTGACCCGCTCCATCAATACCATGGGTGTACTTCTGGGCAAGCTCCCGGGAACCCTGTTCGAGGAATTGAGCCGTCCGGAGGACATTCCGGTTCCGCCGCAAGAGGTTGCCGTGGGCGTGCCGGCCAACCTGCTGCGGCAGCGGCCCGACATCCGCCGCGCCGAACGGTTGCTCGCCGCTCAGACCGCCCGCATCGGCGTGGCCACTGCCGACCTGTATCCCCGTCTGTCCCTGAATGGAACCTTCGCCTTTGAATCCTTTGACGCCGGCGATCTGTTTCAGGGGTCCAGCAGGGCCTTCGGTTTCGGGCCTTCGGTGCGTTGGCTGATGTTCGACGGCGGCCGGGTGCGCAGTCAGATCCAGGTTCAGGACGCCCTCGCCGAGCAGGCTCTCTACCAGTACGAGCAGACCGTGCTCGTGGCCCTCAACGAGGCTGAAAACGCGCTGACGCAATACCTCGAGCAGCGCCACCGCCTGGCCGCCCTGGAGCGCTCGGTGGAGGCGGCCCGGCGCTCCCTGCGGCTGGCCACCCGATTGTACAAGGACGGCCTGGTCGATTTTCAGAATGTCCTCGATGCTCAGCGGGTGGTGTTCGACAACGAGAGCCAGCTGGCTGCAGCCCGGGGCGATACCGTAATCAATCTGGTAGAAGTCTATCGCACCCTGGGCGGTGGCTGGGACCCGAATGGTTCGACCCCCGAAATTGCCGAAATCCGAAAAGAGGAGGTTTCCCGATGAATCGTCTGCTGCTTCCGCTCCTGCTGCTTGTCCTGCTTTCCGGATGTCGGGACCAGAACGCCTTCGTGGCGCCGCCTCCGCCGACGGTGACCGTCGCGCCGCCGGTTCAAAAACCCGTCACCTTTTATGCCCGGTATACGGGTCAGACCGAGGCGGTGGAATCGGTGGAGATCCGGGCCCGGGTGGAAGGCTATCTGGAGAGCATCCATTTCAGGGATGCCGATCTGGTCAAAAAGGGGGACCTGCTGTTCGAGATCGATCCCCGGCCCTATCAGGCCCGGTTGGATGAAGCGACCGCCCTACTGGCGACCCGGCGGGCGGAACTGCACCTGGCCGAGTCGACCCTTCAGCGCAAGGAGAGCGCCCTGCAGGACCAGGCCGTCAGCGAAGTCGAGGTGCTCGAGGCGAGAGCCATTCGCGATCAGGCGCTGGCCGCTATCGAGGCGGCCAAGGCGGCCATCGAGACCGCCCGGCTCGACCTGTCCTATACCCGGATCTTCGCCCCGATCAACGGCCGTATCGGACGGCGGCTGGTGGATGTCGGCAACCTGGTGGGCGCCGCAGAGAAAACCCTGCTGGCGACCATCGTCAATGTCGAGCCCAGCTACGTCTACTTCAATGTCAATGAGCGGGACCTTCTGAAATTCAGGAATGGCGATTCCGCCAAACCGAACCCGACCAACGGCAACGGCAAGACGCCGGTTTTCCTCGGCCTGTCGAACGATGTCGGCTATCCCTGGGAGGGCCGGGTCGATTTCACCGACAACCGGGTGGATCCTGAAACCGGCACCATTCAGGTCCGCGGCGTCTTCCCGAATAAGGACGGTGCTCTGCTGCCGGGACTGTTCGCCCGCGTGCAGATCCCCACAGGCACGGCAGAAAATGCCCTGCTGGTGCCGGAACGGGCGCTGGGCATCGATCAGCAGGGCTACTATCTTTTGTCGGTCGACAAGACCGATACCGTCGAGTATCGGCCGGTCAAGGTGGGGCCCCAGGTCGACGATCTGCGGGTGATCGAATCGGGCATTTCGGCCTCGGACCGGGTTATCGTCAACGGTCTGCAACGGGCGCGTCCGGGCATCACGGTCAATCCCATCGCGCCTGAGAAGGCCGCTGCCTCCGCCCAAACCAAGGCACCTCAGGCCGGATAAGGGAGATCAAGGATGTTCAGCCGTTTCTTCATCAATCGACCGATCTTCGCCTGCGTCATCTCCATCGTCATCGTCATCGCCGGTCTTGTGGCGGTGCGTACCCTGCCGATTGCCCAGTATCCGGAGATTTCCCCGCCCACGGTACAGGTCACCGCCAACTATCCCGGCGCCAACGCCACCGTACTGGCGGAGACCGTGGCCCAGCCCATCGAGGAGCAGGTCAACGGGGTGGAGGGGATGCTCTACATGTCCAGCACCTGCTCCAACAGCGGCACCTACTCCCTGACCGTGACCTTCGAGGTCGGCACCGATCTCGACATGGCCGCCGTGCTGGTGCAGAACCGCGTGGCCATCGCCGAACCGAGCCTGCCCGAAGAGGTCAAGCGCCTCGGCATCTCCACCAAGAAGCAGTCCACCAACATTCTGCTGATCGCCTCGCTGTTTTCGCCGGACGAGCGGTACGACACCCTGTACCTGAGCAATTACGCCAGTCTCCGGATCAAGGACGAACTGGCCCGCATCGACGGGGTCGGCGACGTACGCATCTTCGGCGCCCGTGATTACAGCATGCGCATCTGGCTCGATCCGGAACGGCTCAAGGCGCGGAATCTGACCACCGGCGACGTTGTTTCGGCCCTGCGGGAGCAGAACGTGCAGGTCGCGGCCGGCATGATCGGCCAGGATCCGATCCCGGCGGGGCAGCAGTTCCGCTACACCGTCACCACCCTCGGCCGCCTGCAGACCGCCGAGCAGTTCGGCGAGATCATCGTCAAGACCGCCGAAGGGGGCCGCCTGACCCGGGTCCGCGATATCGCCCGCATCGAGCTGGGCGCCCGGGACTACGGCGACAGCTCCCAGTTCAACGGCAAGCCGGCCGTGGCCCTGGGGATCTATCAACTGCCCGGCGCCAATGCCCTTGACGTCGCCTTCAAGGTCCACGACCGGATGAAGGAACTGTCCAAAAACTTCCCGGAGGGGATGCAGTACCATGTGCCTTTCGATACCACCAACTTCGTCGACAAGGCCATCGCCGAGGTGGTGGAAACCCTGCTGGTGGCGGTCGTCCTGGTCTTTCTGACCATCTTCATCTTCCTGCAGGACTGGCGGGCGACCCTGATACCCGCCCTGACCATCCCGGTCTCCCTGATCGGTACCTTTGCCGTCATGGCTTCCCTCGGGGTCAGTATCAACCTGCTGTCCCTGTTCGGGATCGTGCTCGCCATCGGCATCGTGGTCGACGACGCCATCGTGGTGGTGGAAAACGCCGCCCGCAATGTGGATGAACTGGGGCTCTCGCCGAAAGAGGCGACCATCCGGGCCATGAACGAGGTCACCGGGCCGGTCATCGCCACCACTTTGGTTCTGCTGGCGGTCTTCGTGCCCACCGCCTTTCTCGGCGGCATTACCGGCCAGCTCTATCGCCAGTTCGCACTGACCATCGCCACCGCCACGGTGTTCAGTTCCATCAACGCCCTGACCCTCAGCCCCGCTTTATGTGCGATTCTGCTGCGGCCGACCAGGGTCAGCCACCGCGGGATCTTCCGACTCTTCAACTGGACCTTCGACAAGACCCGGAATATTTACGCGCGAGGGTTGGGTGTGCTGGTGCGAAGAACCGTCCTGTCCCTGGTGCTGTTCGCGGTGGTGGCCGGCGCCGCCTTCTGGGGATTTGTGAGTCTGCCCACCGGGTTCGTGCCCGCCGAAGACCAGGGCTATGCCTTCGTCAGCATTCAGCTGCCCGATGCCGCCTCCATTGAGCGCACCTCCGAGGTGGTGGAGGAACTCAATCGCCGACTGGCCGGCATGGAGGGGATCGGCAACTGGGTGTCCATCGTCGGATTTTCCCTGGTCGACATGGCTTCCAGTTCCAACATGGCGACCCTGTGGGTGGTGTTCGACCCCTGGGAGAAGCGCACCGCACCCCATCTCAGCCAGGAGGCGCTGATCGGAAGGATGTGGCAGGAGTTCGGCCAGATCCAGGACGCGCAGATCTTTCCTTTCGTACCCCCGGCCATCCGCGGGCTCGGTTTTGCCGGGGGCTTCCTGATGGAGTTGCAGGATCGCGCCGGCGTCGGCATGGACAGCCTGCAGCAGGTGGCCCAGGAGGTGATCCAGGACGCCAATTCCCAATCGAAGCTGCAGCGGGTCTACACCACGTTCCGGGCCACGGTTCCTCAGCTCTATGCCGATGTCGACCGCACCCAGGCCAAGACTCTGGACATCCCCCTCACCGGAATTTTCGATACCCTGCAGGCCAGTCTCGGATCGGTCTACGTCAACGATTTCAACAGGTTCGGCCGGACCTACCAGGTCAAGGTGCAGGCCGACAGCGCCTTTCGCAGCACGCCGGAGGACATCCGACGGCTCGAGGTGCGCAATGGCCGCGGCCAGATGATCCCCCTGGGATCGGTGGTTTCGGTCCGCGAGGCGGTGGGGCCGCAGCTCGTCAAGCGTTACAACATGTACCCTTCGGCCACCATCAACGGCCAGGCCGCCCCGGGGCACAGTTCCGGCGAGGCTCTGGCCCTGATGGAAAATCTTGCGGCGACCAGGCTGCCGAAGTCCTTCGGGTTCGAGTGGACCGGCATGTCCTATCAGGAAAAGACGACATCCAATCAGGCGCTGTTCATCTTCGCCCTGGCTGTGGTTTTCGTCTACCTGGTCCTCTGCGCCCAGTACGAAAGCTGGTCGATTCCCCTGGCGGTCATTCTGTCCGTGCCCCTGGCCCTGCTCGGGACGGTCGCGGCCGCGATGATGCGGGGCATGGATGTCAATGTGTATACCCAGATCGGCATCGTTCTGCTGATCGCCCTGGCCTCGAAAACCTCGATCCTGATCGTGGAATTCGCCAAGGCTTTGCGGGAGGACGGGATGAGCATCCGCGACGCCGCTCTGGAGGCGGCCCGGCTCCGCTTCCGCCCGATCCTGATGACCGCCCTGACCTTCATCCTCGGCGTGCTGCCGCTGATGATCGCATCGGGAGCCGGGGCCGCCAGCCGGCAGGCGCTGGGCACCGCCGTCTTCGGCGGCATGACCGCGGCCACACTGCTGCTGGTGTTTTTCGTGCCGGTCTTCTATCTGCTGATCCAGGGCGCCAGCGAAAAGCTGAGGGCGAAATGGTTGGACAGAAAAGGGCATCTGGAATAGCTTGAATCGAAATCGGTCTGTTGAAAATTTTTCAATGGCGATTCCGATCCGGAGATTTTGCTAAGGAGAATTGCATGGCGCGTAAAACCCGGGAAGAAACCGAACAGACCCGTCTCGGAATTCTCCACTCCGCCCTGGAGCTGTTTCACGAAAAGGGCTACTCCCGAACCACCCTGGAACAGATCGCCCGCAGGGCGGGTGTGACCCGGGGCGCCATCTACTGGCATTTCAAGGACAAGGTGGACCTGTTTCTGGGGCTGAAGGATGAAATCGAGCAGTCGGCCGGAATTCGGCTGGAGGACCTGCTGCTCTGGCCGGTCGAATCACTGGACGATCTGCGGCAGGGAGCCCTGCGGCTGTTTCGCCATATCGAGGGGAGCGAGCAGTTTCGGCGCTATTTCGAAATCGTGCTCTACCGCGCCGAATTCACGGAGGAACTGCAGCCGCTGTTGCTGAAGTACCGAGACAAGCTGCAGCGCCTGCAGCAGAGGGACCAGGAGAATATGACCCGTCTGCAGCGAGCCGGAAAGGTGCGTGTTGAAGTCGATTGCGCCCGGGCCGCTCTGGGATTTCGCTGCCTGTTCGTGGGGATTCTGGACAACTGGTTCATGGACACGGGATTGTTCCCGCTGGTGGACGAGGGCGGTGGGTTGCTGAAGGATTATCTGGACGGCCTGTTGCCCTGATTGGGGCCTGTTAGCCATTCTGCTCCCTGACCCACTCGTCGATGAGCAGGGCGACATCTTCGGGCATGTCGAGAAAGCGGAGGCCCATGCCGGGTTCGTAGGGCGATTTGGGGCTGAACCGGCGGGTCCAGACCACTTCGACATGGGTCTGCACGGTACGATTGATCGGCTGGGGAAGGGAAATTTCCAGGTTGAACCGGCTGCCCAGTTCGCGGGGATTGACCGAGGCGATGAACAGGCCGCCGCGGCTGATGTTCTTGATATATCCGAAAAAGGTCCGGTTGCCGTCCTCGGCGATGATGTTCAGGGCAATCATCGGCGCCCGCAGATTTTTTCGCTTCTGGCTGGTTCCCTGTCCCGAATCCTGGTTCATTACGAAATCCTCAGAAGGTTTTAACGCCGCCAATTTTTAGTCAAAATACAACATTTTATCCCTTCAGGCAAACATTCCGTGCAGGAAAGTCATCGGCACATCGCTCCGGCTCGACTCCCTGCAGACGGCGCAGCAGTGAGAGTTGCTCGCGCGGGTCCTCTGTCGGCTTGAGACCGGCGGCGGCCAGCAGCGGCGGCAGCGCCTGCTCGGGATGACAGCGGGGCCAGGCAGAAGTACAGAGATGGTGAATCAGGCGGGTGGTTTTCAATCCATCGAACCAGTCGTGGAAGGCCTTGAGCCGGCCGTCCGGTCGGGGATGGTTGACCACTAAACGTTTCCAGACCGTCGGAAAGCTTTCCCGCTCCAGAAATTCGAACAAGCCTTCGTGGAGTTGAAAGGCCATCGCCGTCAGCCTCTGTTCATTCGACTCGACATGGCTCGCGACCAGACGCAGCCACTGCCCCAGCAGACGGTAGCAGGCAAAAGGGTAGAAGAGAATTGCCTTCGCCCCCTCCTGCAGCTGTGCCTCGACACTGCGGCCGGTGCCGAAAGGGGTCCTCGCCGAGGGGCGTCCTGACGGATGAACCACGCTGCCGGAGACCTGAACGACACCGGCGGTTTTGGCCAGCTGTTGGAGAAAATAGAAATCCTCGCCGGCCCGGCGCCGGTTCATGCCGCCGGCCGCAACATAGGCCGAGGCCCGGCAGGCCATGGTACTGCCGATGGTGTGAAAGGCGTAGGGCGATTTCGCCGTCTGCAGGCCGAGCACATGGGCGCGCAGGAAGAGTTCGTAGCGGGCAATGGCTTTTTCCTGAGCGGGATCATGGCCCGGCCGATGGCAGAAAGGGAGGACCGCCCCTCCCGCCGCCGCATTGTGGAAATGATTGCGCAGCGCATCCAGGTAATCGGGCCCGACCAGGGTGTCGGCGTCGAGGGAGACCAGCAGTGGGTTCGGGCGCGAGTAG includes these proteins:
- the cydB gene encoding cytochrome d ubiquinol oxidase subunit II; the protein is MMLQLIWFVLWGLLWAIYFMLDGFTLGAAMLHPLVARNEIQRQQVIRTFGPVWDGNEVWLITAGGATFAAFPTTYALMFSYLYAPLLLLLFALIIRGVSFEFRGLQDSPSWKKGWDLAIPVSSLVIALLFGVAFGNIFQGLPMDAAGYHGSLLGLLNPYGLLTGVLFVLLFLQHGALYLTVKTGGELKERAESIAKKLWPFLLVVAVAFLAYTAPATRLYDNFMAQPALWAVPLLAALELVAVRLLLGRGKLLQSFAASCATIVLVVATGVIGLFPNLIPSSIDPAYSLTITNSSSSPYTLGIMTWVAAVFVPIVIAYKIWVYRIFREPVGEEAEVGMGGGY
- a CDS encoding efflux transporter outer membrane subunit gives rise to the protein MMDRERQARRGRRRNYLSVQGFLGGLLVVFLVSGCAVGPDYARPETAVPQTWRQVSDPALVPDRTVARDWWTVFDDPLLNRLIAEAARDNLDLRRAVARVREARARLGVARGEYFPEADARGDLSRQRESENLLRADGSTETFHGVGLDASWEIDLFGRISRQVESARAEYQASEEDRGDVLVSLYAEVAFTYFDLRTFQARLAAAEGNIRSQQEILKLTRSRFRNGLATGLDVAQAEQVLSASQAEVPPLRIALTRSINTMGVLLGKLPGTLFEELSRPEDIPVPPQEVAVGVPANLLRQRPDIRRAERLLAAQTARIGVATADLYPRLSLNGTFAFESFDAGDLFQGSSRAFGFGPSVRWLMFDGGRVRSQIQVQDALAEQALYQYEQTVLVALNEAENALTQYLEQRHRLAALERSVEAARRSLRLATRLYKDGLVDFQNVLDAQRVVFDNESQLAAARGDTVINLVEVYRTLGGGWDPNGSTPEIAEIRKEEVSR
- a CDS encoding efflux RND transporter periplasmic adaptor subunit codes for the protein MNRLLLPLLLLVLLSGCRDQNAFVAPPPPTVTVAPPVQKPVTFYARYTGQTEAVESVEIRARVEGYLESIHFRDADLVKKGDLLFEIDPRPYQARLDEATALLATRRAELHLAESTLQRKESALQDQAVSEVEVLEARAIRDQALAAIEAAKAAIETARLDLSYTRIFAPINGRIGRRLVDVGNLVGAAEKTLLATIVNVEPSYVYFNVNERDLLKFRNGDSAKPNPTNGNGKTPVFLGLSNDVGYPWEGRVDFTDNRVDPETGTIQVRGVFPNKDGALLPGLFARVQIPTGTAENALLVPERALGIDQQGYYLLSVDKTDTVEYRPVKVGPQVDDLRVIESGISASDRVIVNGLQRARPGITVNPIAPEKAAASAQTKAPQAG
- a CDS encoding multidrug efflux RND transporter permease subunit, producing MFSRFFINRPIFACVISIVIVIAGLVAVRTLPIAQYPEISPPTVQVTANYPGANATVLAETVAQPIEEQVNGVEGMLYMSSTCSNSGTYSLTVTFEVGTDLDMAAVLVQNRVAIAEPSLPEEVKRLGISTKKQSTNILLIASLFSPDERYDTLYLSNYASLRIKDELARIDGVGDVRIFGARDYSMRIWLDPERLKARNLTTGDVVSALREQNVQVAAGMIGQDPIPAGQQFRYTVTTLGRLQTAEQFGEIIVKTAEGGRLTRVRDIARIELGARDYGDSSQFNGKPAVALGIYQLPGANALDVAFKVHDRMKELSKNFPEGMQYHVPFDTTNFVDKAIAEVVETLLVAVVLVFLTIFIFLQDWRATLIPALTIPVSLIGTFAVMASLGVSINLLSLFGIVLAIGIVVDDAIVVVENAARNVDELGLSPKEATIRAMNEVTGPVIATTLVLLAVFVPTAFLGGITGQLYRQFALTIATATVFSSINALTLSPALCAILLRPTRVSHRGIFRLFNWTFDKTRNIYARGLGVLVRRTVLSLVLFAVVAGAAFWGFVSLPTGFVPAEDQGYAFVSIQLPDAASIERTSEVVEELNRRLAGMEGIGNWVSIVGFSLVDMASSSNMATLWVVFDPWEKRTAPHLSQEALIGRMWQEFGQIQDAQIFPFVPPAIRGLGFAGGFLMELQDRAGVGMDSLQQVAQEVIQDANSQSKLQRVYTTFRATVPQLYADVDRTQAKTLDIPLTGIFDTLQASLGSVYVNDFNRFGRTYQVKVQADSAFRSTPEDIRRLEVRNGRGQMIPLGSVVSVREAVGPQLVKRYNMYPSATINGQAAPGHSSGEALALMENLAATRLPKSFGFEWTGMSYQEKTTSNQALFIFALAVVFVYLVLCAQYESWSIPLAVILSVPLALLGTVAAAMMRGMDVNVYTQIGIVLLIALASKTSILIVEFAKALREDGMSIRDAALEAARLRFRPILMTALTFILGVLPLMIASGAGAASRQALGTAVFGGMTAATLLLVFFVPVFYLLIQGASEKLRAKWLDRKGHLE
- a CDS encoding TetR family transcriptional regulator, which translates into the protein MARKTREETEQTRLGILHSALELFHEKGYSRTTLEQIARRAGVTRGAIYWHFKDKVDLFLGLKDEIEQSAGIRLEDLLLWPVESLDDLRQGALRLFRHIEGSEQFRRYFEIVLYRAEFTEELQPLLLKYRDKLQRLQQRDQENMTRLQRAGKVRVEVDCARAALGFRCLFVGILDNWFMDTGLFPLVDEGGGLLKDYLDGLLP
- a CDS encoding PilZ domain-containing protein yields the protein MNQDSGQGTSQKRKNLRAPMIALNIIAEDGNRTFFGYIKNISRGGLFIASVNPRELGSRFNLEISLPQPINRTVQTHVEVVWTRRFSPKSPYEPGMGLRFLDMPEDVALLIDEWVREQNG
- a CDS encoding glycosyltransferase family 2 protein — encoded protein: MTSPPPEVARYLARRAVSGPWRIDHNDREDFRTVVVIPALAESATLPGTLATLACNPPERLSETLVLVVVNHRTDSAPADKADNLRTLRMLTAGSETPPELQLAWVNAASGERELAEKDGGVGLARKIGFDLALSRLDYSRPNPLLVSLDADTLVGPDYLDALRNHFHNAAAGGAVLPFCHRPGHDPAQEKAIARYELFLRAHVLGLQTAKSPYAFHTIGSTMACRASAYVAAGGMNRRRAGEDFYFLQQLAKTAGVVQVSGSVVHPSGRPSARTPFGTGRSVEAQLQEGAKAILFYPFACYRLLGQWLRLVASHVESNEQRLTAMAFQLHEGLFEFLERESFPTVWKRLVVNHPRPDGRLKAFHDWFDGLKTTRLIHHLCTSAWPRCHPEQALPPLLAAAGLKPTEDPREQLSLLRRLQGVEPERCADDFPARNVCLKG